A segment of the Streptomyces sp. ITFR-21 genome:
GACCGGCACCCGCAGGAGACCAAGGCGATAGCCGCCGCGGGCCACGAGATCGGCCACCACGGTTACCTCCACGAGCCCCCGCCCGGCCTCACCGAGAGCGAGGAGCGGGAGATGATCGAGCGCGGCATCGACGCCCTCGAACGCCAGGTGGGACAGCGCCCGCGCGGCTACCGCTCCCCGGCCTGGGAACTGTCCCACAACACCTATCCGCTGCTGGCCGAGTACGGCATCGAGTACGACGCCAGCCAGCTCGGCGCCGACCGGCCCCACTGGGTGCACGACAAGGACGCACGCACCGACATCGTCGAAGTGCCGGGCGCCTGGGAGCTCTGCGACTCCTCGCTGTTCATGTTCGCCTTCTCGCCGCACTACCTGGCAGGCATGTCGTCACCGCACAAGGTCCAGGACATGTGGTGCGGCGACTTCGACGGCATGTACGCGGAGAGCAGCGACGCCTGCTTCGTACTGACCATGCATCCGCAGATCATCGGCCGGCACCACCGTCTGCAGATGCTGGAGCGCGTCATCCGGCACATCTGCCAGTTCGAGGGCGTGTGGTTCGCCCAGATGGGAGAGATCGCCGACGACTTCCGGGCCCGCCAGTCGGCCGGCCCGGCGAGCTGATCCGCCCGGCCGCTCTCCCCCTCCTCTCCTTCTCCTTCCGCCCAACGCCCTCAACAGGAGCTGTCATGTCCCCCGAGAAGAACGACAACGCACGTGCCGAATCACTCGCCAACGGCTTCCTGTCCGGACGGATCAGCAGACGCGACCTGTTCCGGCGGTCCGCCGCACTCGGCGGCGGCGCGATCGCCGCGACGACGCTCGGCTCGCTGCTGACCGCCTGCGGCCCCAACGACTCGGCGGCCGCGAAGAGTTCGGCCGCCCCGACCGGCAAGCCCGTCACCGGCGGCACCCTGACCGCGGCACTGACCGGCAACCCGTCGAGCATGGATCCGGCCGCGGCCGGCATCTACACCAGCCTTCAGGTGATCGACAACGTCTTCAGCAAGCTGATCGTGTTCGACGACAAGGGCGGCTTCGTAGGCGACCTGGCCACCTCCTGGAAGCAGAACGACCCGGTCACGTACACCTTCGACCTGGTGGACAACGCCACCTTCCACAACGGCGAGAAGTTCACCGCGGACGACGTGAAATACACCTTCGAGCGCATCGCGGACCCGAAGACCGCGTCCTCCTACGCCTCCGCCTACACCTCGATCAAGAACATCGAGGTCGTCTCGCCGACGCGGGTGATCTTCCACCTCAGCGAGCCGTTCTCGCCGCTGCTCAACAACCTCGCCCAGAACGGCGAGATCGTGAACCGCAAGGCCGTCGAGTCGTCCGACCCCACCCGCAAGCCGGTCGGCACCGGCCCGTTCAGCTTCGTCGAGTGGGTGCAGAGCGACCACATCACCCTCAAGCGCAACCCCGCGTACTTCCGTGCCGGCCAGCCCTACCTCGACACGATCGTCTTCAAGTTCCTCGCCGTCGACAAGAGCCGGGTGGAGGCACTGCAGTCGGGACAGCTCGACTGGGCGGACGCGGTGCCGCTCGACGAGCTGCGCTCGCTCAAGGCCAACCACAGCTACCGGTACGTCACTTCGGCCCGCGCGGGCATCCCCGACTTCGTCGCGATGAACACCTCCAAGGCTCCGTTCAACAACAAGGCCTTGCGGCAGGCGGTGGCCGCCGCCATCGACCGCAAGCAGATCCTGGACGTCGCCTACTTCGGGGCGGGCGAGGCCGGCACCATGGAAGTGCCCTCCGGCTCCTCGTGGTACGGCGGCACGCCCCCCTACGCGGCCGGTCCCGACCTGGACACCGCCCGCAAGAAGATGGCCGAGGCCGGGCTGTCCAAGGGACTGAGCATCACGTACCTGACACTGCCGCAGTACCCCGAACTGCAGAAGACCGCCGTGCTGGTGCGCGACCAGCTCGGCAAGATCGGCATCGACGTCAAGCTGCAGCAAACCGAAGTGACGGTGTGGTTCGACCGCTACGCCAAGGGCGACTACCAGATGACCTCCGCGTACTGGTCCGGCACGATCGACCCGGACAACTTCTACTCCACCCAGCTCGCCACCGGATCGCCCAACAACAGCACCAAGTACAGCAACCCGACCGTGGACGGTCTGATCAAGAAGGCCCGCGCCGCGTCGAGCGAGAGTGAACGCAAGTCGCTGTACGAGCAGATCCGGCAGATCGTCTGGGACGACGCGCCCCTGGTCTTCGTGCACTACGAGACCATCAACTACCTCATGCGCTCAGGTGTCTTCGGGTCCGCCATCAACCCGTCGCTGGAACTGGGCTTCGGCCACGTCTGGAAGCAGAAGTGACCGCCTGACCGCCGTCCGTCGTTTGGGCGTCCCTCGCGCCCGACGAGCCCGCCGCCCCGCCGCCCGCACCGTCTCTCGACCCGGTGTGGGCGGCGGCTCCGTCGGGGAAGTGCCCACGGGAACGGACGGCCCTGCGTCTCCGCGCGTTGACCGCCTCGATGGCGTCCGTCGAGCAGATGACGGTGCGGATCTCGACGTCGAAAGGGAAGAAGGGCACGAACCCGGCCCAGGCGTTCCCCGCAACCGGACGATCGCCGGATACTTCCTGCTTGAAGGCGACCCGCGTGGTGGGGCGGGTGGGACTCGAACCCACGACCGACGGATTATGAGTCCGCTGCTCTAACCGGCTGAGCTACCGCCCCGTGCGGCGCGCCGTGCGCGCTGTCTGCCGCAGCATAGCCGCTCATACGATCTGTCGCCCTCGCGGGTCACGGACGGGGCATCAGGTGGACGGGGCGGGCGCCGGGCGGGGGCCCGGGGGGACGGGGAAAGGGTGCGCAAGGGCACCGCGGGCGTCGGGCGGCAAGGGGAGGAGGCATGAAAAAAGGAGCCCTCGCGAGGCCCCGACCGTGCGCTCCCCCGACTGGACTCGAACCAGTAACCTGCCGGTTAACAGCCGGCTGCTCTGCCAATTGAGCTACAGGGGACCGAGCTCCCCCGACTGGACTCGAACCAGTAACCTGCCGGTTAACAGCCGGCTGCTCTGCCAATTGAGCTACAGGGGATCGCTCTGTCTGCGCCGAACACACCCGCTCGGATGTTCCCGGCAGGCGCGCGTTCGGTGCGACACATACATTAGCGCAAGTGGAGGGGTGCTCCGCCAACCACTTGTGCCGGGGTTGCCACCCGGGCGGGCAGGGTAGGCGCCGAGGAAGTCCGACAGGGACGAAGAAGGGTGGAGCCATGTACCGGCTGACGTTCATCGCAGGGGCCCTCGTCGGCTACGTGCTCGGCACGCGGGCGGGCCGGGAGCGGTACGAGCAGCTGCGCAAGGGCGCGCAGAAGATCGCGCAGAACCCCGCGGTGCGCAACACCGCGGAGAGCGCCGTGCAGCAGGGCCGCAGCGCCGCCGCCAGGGCGGCGGACTCGGTGGCCACGAGGTTCGGCGACCGGCTGCCGGACACGCTGGCGGGGAAGGTGCGGGCGCTGCGCGACGGGAACGCCCCGGCGGACGACTGGGGCACCTCGAACACCTGACCCCGACCTGGGTCCGCACCCTGTGCCGGCGCCGGCGCCTCCCCAGCGGGGGCGGGGCGCCGGCCTCCGCCGTACGGCGCGGAACACGCCCCGGCGCGATGACACGGACCCGTCCGTGAGGCGCGAGGCGCCCGAGGTGCGGCATCATCAGCGGCATGGGCAAAGTCGCGGGGATAGACAGCTCCACCACCGGCACCACCGTCGTCGTGTGCGACAGCGACACCGGAGAGGTGCTGCGGCAGGGGCACGCGCCGCACCCGATCGGGGAAGGCGAGAAGCCGACCGAGATCGACCCGCAGGCGTGGCTGCTCTCGCTCGGCGAGGCCGCCAAGAACGGCCTGCTCGAAGGGGTGCAGGCGATCGGCGTCTCCGGGCAGCAGCACGGGCTGCTGCTGCTCGACGCGGGCGGGGTGGCCGTACGGCCGGCGCTGCTGCGCGGGGACAAGCGGGCGCAGGCGCAGGCCGCGGACCTGGCCGAGGAGCTGGGCGGGGCGAGCGGCTGGATGGAGGCGGTCGGCGCGGTGCCGCAGGCCGCGTACCCGGTGGCGAAGCTGCGCTGGCTCGCGCAGCACGAACCGGCCACCGTCAAGCGGACCGCCGAGGTGCTGCTCCCCCACGACTGGCTGGTGTGGCAGCTGCTGGGCCGGCCCGCCCGCCGTACCACCGACCGCGGCGACGCCTCCGGCACCGGCTACTGGTCGGCGGCCACCGGCGAGTACCGCACCGACCTGGTGGAACGGGCCTTCGGCCACCCGGTGGGGCTGCCGGACGTACTGGCCCCGGCGGAGCCCGCCGGGCAGACGCCCGAGGGCCTGCTGATCTCGGCCGGTACCGGGGACACCATGGCCGCGGCGCTGGGCCTGGGCCTGGGGCCGGGGGACGCGGTGGTCTCGCTGGGCGCCGGCGGCACCGTGTTCGCGGTGCACCAGGAGGTGCTGAAGGACCCCACCGGTACGGTCACCGCGTTCGCCGACGCCACCGGCCGCCATCTGCCACTGCTGCACGTGCGCAACGCGGTACGGACGCTGCGGGCCACCGCCGAGCTGCTCGGTACGGACCTGGCCGGGCTCTCCGAGCTGGCGCTGCGGTCGACGCCGGGCGCGTACGGGCTGGTGCTGCTGCCGTATCTGGAGGGCGAGCGCACGCCGGACCTGCCGCACACCGCGGGCACGCTGGCCGGGCTGCGGCGGGACTCGATGAAGCCGGAGCATCTGGCGCGGGCCGCGTTCGAGGGCATGCTGTGCGGGGTCACCGACGCGCTGGACGTACTGCGCGGCAAGGGGGTGCCGGTGCGCCGGGTGTTCCTGCTGGGCGCCGCCGCGGAGCTGCCCGCGGTACGGGCGATCGCCCCGGGGCTACTGGACGCGCTGGTCGTCGTACCGCAGGCCGCCGAGTACGCGGCGATCGGCGCGGCCCGACAGGCGGCGTGGTCGCTGGGCGCGGTGCTCGGCTCCCAGTCGCAGGGCGAGCCGCCGCAGTGGCGGCAGGGCACGGCGACGCTGCTGGACCCG
Coding sequences within it:
- a CDS encoding transposase is translated as MGSSPTRPTTRVAFKQEVSGDRPVAGNAWAGFVPFFPFDVEIRTVICSTDAIEAVNARRRRAVRSRGHFPDGAAAHTGSRDGAGGGAAGSSGARDAQTTDGGQAVTSASRRGRSPVPATG
- a CDS encoding YtxH domain-containing protein, producing the protein MYRLTFIAGALVGYVLGTRAGRERYEQLRKGAQKIAQNPAVRNTAESAVQQGRSAAARAADSVATRFGDRLPDTLAGKVRALRDGNAPADDWGTSNT
- a CDS encoding polysaccharide deacetylase family protein; its protein translation is MTDQPAPTTADLSAVPPAPGAARSGAEGRRVAVSLTFDFDAESAWLGSFKTDTPSALSRGAYGANEGVGRILTLLEKYRLPATFFIPGDTADRHPQETKAIAAAGHEIGHHGYLHEPPPGLTESEEREMIERGIDALERQVGQRPRGYRSPAWELSHNTYPLLAEYGIEYDASQLGADRPHWVHDKDARTDIVEVPGAWELCDSSLFMFAFSPHYLAGMSSPHKVQDMWCGDFDGMYAESSDACFVLTMHPQIIGRHHRLQMLERVIRHICQFEGVWFAQMGEIADDFRARQSAGPAS
- a CDS encoding FGGY family carbohydrate kinase, with product MGKVAGIDSSTTGTTVVVCDSDTGEVLRQGHAPHPIGEGEKPTEIDPQAWLLSLGEAAKNGLLEGVQAIGVSGQQHGLLLLDAGGVAVRPALLRGDKRAQAQAADLAEELGGASGWMEAVGAVPQAAYPVAKLRWLAQHEPATVKRTAEVLLPHDWLVWQLLGRPARRTTDRGDASGTGYWSAATGEYRTDLVERAFGHPVGLPDVLAPAEPAGQTPEGLLISAGTGDTMAAALGLGLGPGDAVVSLGAGGTVFAVHQEVLKDPTGTVTAFADATGRHLPLLHVRNAVRTLRATAELLGTDLAGLSELALRSTPGAYGLVLLPYLEGERTPDLPHTAGTLAGLRRDSMKPEHLARAAFEGMLCGVTDALDVLRGKGVPVRRVFLLGAAAELPAVRAIAPGLLDALVVVPQAAEYAAIGAARQAAWSLGAVLGSQSQGEPPQWRQGTATLLDPGDDAAVGSAVRQQYTAVREHTHPGAFAAL
- a CDS encoding ABC transporter substrate-binding protein, whose protein sequence is MSPEKNDNARAESLANGFLSGRISRRDLFRRSAALGGGAIAATTLGSLLTACGPNDSAAAKSSAAPTGKPVTGGTLTAALTGNPSSMDPAAAGIYTSLQVIDNVFSKLIVFDDKGGFVGDLATSWKQNDPVTYTFDLVDNATFHNGEKFTADDVKYTFERIADPKTASSYASAYTSIKNIEVVSPTRVIFHLSEPFSPLLNNLAQNGEIVNRKAVESSDPTRKPVGTGPFSFVEWVQSDHITLKRNPAYFRAGQPYLDTIVFKFLAVDKSRVEALQSGQLDWADAVPLDELRSLKANHSYRYVTSARAGIPDFVAMNTSKAPFNNKALRQAVAAAIDRKQILDVAYFGAGEAGTMEVPSGSSWYGGTPPYAAGPDLDTARKKMAEAGLSKGLSITYLTLPQYPELQKTAVLVRDQLGKIGIDVKLQQTEVTVWFDRYAKGDYQMTSAYWSGTIDPDNFYSTQLATGSPNNSTKYSNPTVDGLIKKARAASSESERKSLYEQIRQIVWDDAPLVFVHYETINYLMRSGVFGSAINPSLELGFGHVWKQK